One part of the Deltaproteobacteria bacterium genome encodes these proteins:
- a CDS encoding glycosyl transferase produces MATIDHEENPAQVKQAELVVGIPSHNGADYIGYATREAASGLVEHFSDKNSVIINCDSYSEDGTKEAFLQTPTEVPKIYLTTSQGMVGRGHSLRSLLTKVVELQARAVIVVDCNLQAITPLWIKNLGEPLFAGFGFVSPLYVRHKYDGVLANNIVYPLTRALYGRRVRQPLGGDFGFSGDLAETFLQHPTWNDAVGKAGIDVWMTTVAISRGLPICQSFLGKPRTQRHKEVQPPRPETFCQVVGTVFDLMIYFQDLWSRIKWSKPTAIFGFGIGEIEAPPPLEVSESGLYEAFVQGFASYRQRWEGILESNIFNKLNEIRELPLTHFSFPSQLWAQILFRYAIAYKSGAEDRQAMLASLQPIFVGKILSFIKKTERMSIQQAEEYIENECMIFEEMKPYLLSEWDESK; encoded by the coding sequence ATTGCAACCATTGACCATGAAGAAAATCCCGCACAGGTGAAACAGGCTGAACTTGTGGTCGGCATACCTTCTCATAACGGAGCGGACTACATAGGCTACGCCACGAGGGAGGCGGCTAGTGGTCTTGTCGAGCATTTCAGTGACAAAAACTCGGTGATCATCAACTGTGACAGTTATTCTGAGGATGGCACTAAAGAGGCCTTCTTGCAGACGCCAACTGAAGTGCCTAAGATTTATTTGACCACCAGCCAGGGCATGGTTGGCCGCGGACACAGCTTGCGTAGCCTCCTGACCAAGGTTGTGGAATTGCAGGCTCGTGCTGTCATAGTGGTGGACTGCAATCTGCAGGCTATTACCCCTCTGTGGATCAAGAACCTCGGGGAACCTTTATTTGCAGGCTTTGGCTTTGTCAGTCCTCTCTATGTTCGTCACAAGTACGATGGTGTGTTGGCAAACAATATCGTCTATCCTCTTACCCGGGCTCTTTACGGCCGACGGGTGCGACAACCGCTTGGAGGTGACTTTGGCTTTTCGGGTGATCTGGCGGAAACCTTTTTGCAGCATCCTACCTGGAATGATGCAGTGGGCAAGGCAGGAATTGATGTCTGGATGACGACTGTAGCGATCAGCAGGGGATTGCCTATTTGTCAATCGTTCTTGGGGAAGCCGAGAACGCAGAGACACAAGGAAGTGCAACCGCCGCGACCAGAAACGTTTTGTCAGGTGGTGGGAACTGTATTCGACTTGATGATATATTTCCAAGATCTCTGGAGCAGGATAAAATGGAGCAAACCCACCGCGATTTTCGGATTCGGTATAGGAGAAATCGAAGCTCCTCCTCCGTTGGAAGTTTCTGAATCAGGTCTTTACGAGGCATTTGTACAAGGATTTGCCTCTTATCGACAGAGATGGGAGGGAATCCTGGAGAGCAACATTTTCAATAAGTTGAATGAAATTAGAGAACTCCCGCTGACACATTTCAGTTTTCCATCACAATTGTGGGCGCAAATTCTTTTCAGATACGCCATTGCGTACAAGAGTGGCGCAGAGGATCGTCAAGCAATGCTGGCATCTTTGCAGCCGATTTTTGTGGGGAAGATCCTATCCTTCATCAAGAAAACAGAAAGGATGTCGATCCAACAGGCAGAAGAATACATTGAAAACGAGTGCATGATATTTGAAGAGATGAAACCTTACCTGTTGAGTGAATGGGATGAATCTAAATGA
- a CDS encoding response regulator has product MAKILVVDDEEHIRLLYSEELREEGYEVITADGGYKLLEKINDEKPDLVVLDIKMVDYDGLDLLQDIRNNFYDLPVILSTAYDTFKEDMKSIAADFYVVKSFDLSELKRKIKMALEARMPA; this is encoded by the coding sequence ATGGCAAAGATACTTGTGGTAGACGATGAAGAGCATATCCGGCTGCTCTATTCAGAAGAGCTCAGGGAAGAGGGCTACGAGGTCATCACAGCAGACGGTGGCTACAAGTTGCTGGAGAAAATCAATGACGAAAAACCTGACCTGGTGGTGCTCGATATAAAAATGGTCGACTATGACGGGTTGGATCTGTTGCAAGATATCAGAAACAATTTCTACGACCTGCCCGTTATACTTTCCACTGCCTATGATACCTTCAAAGAAGATATGAAATCCATAGCAGCAGATTTTTATGTAGTCAAATCCTTTGACCTGAGCGAGTTGAAAAGAAAGATCAAGATGGCATTGGAAGCTCGAATGCCAGCCTGA
- the lptG gene encoding LPS export ABC transporter permease LptG — protein sequence MKILSRYIAKELTKVIAICLAAFTALYLLVDLLDRIDDFLEVRLPLSRIGEYFLLKAPLALQQGIPLAVLMGTLIALGLIARANELTALKAHGVSPLLYLTPAILLALLFGFSDFLLAEYIVPSSTSRANYIWNVEVKGRPLVGGFTNEQIWYKSGPRIYNIRVLHSERSLLEGVTIYFFDNNFHLLKRLDARKALWNGKKWLFSEGILLTRGDKGIFNLKHFQELSLHLPERPQNFQRLEKPAEEMSFAELLHYVRRIESEGYDATRYRVDLQAKLSFPFTTVILSLLGIAVILVQGKRGGIALGVVVSIAFAFVFLVLSQVLITLGYTGSLQPLLAAWTPNLFFGLAALLLLAHAKL from the coding sequence GTGAAAATATTAAGCCGCTACATAGCAAAAGAACTGACAAAGGTCATTGCAATATGTTTGGCCGCATTTACGGCTCTTTACCTTCTTGTCGACCTTCTTGATAGAATTGATGACTTCCTGGAAGTTCGCCTTCCACTTAGCCGCATTGGAGAATATTTTCTTCTCAAAGCACCCCTTGCCTTGCAACAGGGGATCCCACTTGCTGTGCTCATGGGTACGCTCATCGCACTTGGACTCATTGCTCGAGCCAATGAGTTGACCGCCTTGAAAGCACACGGTGTAAGTCCTCTTCTCTACTTGACACCCGCCATCTTGCTCGCCTTGTTGTTCGGTTTTAGCGACTTCTTGCTCGCTGAATATATTGTTCCTTCCAGCACTAGCCGAGCCAATTACATCTGGAACGTAGAGGTCAAGGGCCGGCCCCTGGTAGGCGGCTTCACCAATGAACAAATATGGTACAAGAGCGGCCCTCGCATATATAACATTCGCGTCTTACACAGCGAGCGTAGTTTGCTTGAAGGCGTAACTATTTACTTCTTCGATAATAACTTTCATCTGCTAAAACGACTGGATGCCAGGAAGGCCCTGTGGAACGGCAAGAAGTGGCTCTTTTCAGAAGGCATACTCCTTACCCGCGGAGACAAGGGCATTTTCAACCTGAAGCATTTTCAAGAACTCAGCCTGCATTTGCCCGAAAGGCCGCAAAATTTCCAGCGCCTGGAAAAGCCCGCTGAAGAGATGAGTTTTGCTGAACTGCTCCATTATGTCCGAAGGATCGAGAGCGAAGGTTACGACGCCACCCGTTATCGAGTCGACCTCCAGGCCAAGCTCTCTTTCCCTTTCACTACAGTAATTCTTTCCCTGCTCGGCATAGCCGTCATACTAGTCCAGGGCAAACGAGGCGGCATTGCTCTGGGAGTGGTGGTCAGCATCGCCTTCGCTTTCGTCTTTCTGGTTCTCTCCCAGGTCCTCATCACCTTGGGCTACACCGGCAGTCTGCAGCCTTTACTGGCGGCCTGGACACCCAACCTGTTCTTCGGTCTGGCAGCCCTGCTCCTGTTAGCGCACGCCAAACTCTAG